A region of Ramlibacter agri DNA encodes the following proteins:
- a CDS encoding dienelactone hydrolase family protein, with amino-acid sequence MCDANDQEELKKYTRRDFAAWAASAGMLTALPSVANAVAVAEREVTITTPDGTCDAYFVHPTSGAAPAVLVWPDIFGLRPAFRQMGRRLAESGYSVLVVNPFYRQKKAPTAPQGGKTPIAEVMPLMQALTPAMHLTDGKAFVAWLDTQAEVDKARKIGTTGYCMGGPIAVRTASVAPGRVGAVGTFHGAAMVTPAPDSPHRLIAQTKAEYLIAIAENDDQKEPQAKVALKEALAAAKLPGEVEVYPAAHGWCPPDTQVYDAAQAERAWTRLLATFKQGLA; translated from the coding sequence ATGTGCGACGCAAACGACCAGGAAGAACTCAAGAAATACACCCGCCGCGATTTCGCCGCGTGGGCCGCATCCGCGGGCATGCTGACCGCGCTGCCCAGCGTGGCCAACGCCGTGGCCGTGGCCGAGCGCGAAGTGACCATCACCACGCCCGATGGCACGTGCGACGCGTACTTTGTCCATCCCACGTCCGGGGCAGCGCCCGCCGTGCTGGTGTGGCCGGACATCTTCGGCCTGCGTCCCGCCTTCAGGCAGATGGGCCGGCGCCTGGCCGAGTCGGGCTACAGCGTGCTGGTGGTGAACCCCTTCTACCGGCAGAAGAAGGCGCCCACCGCGCCGCAAGGCGGCAAGACGCCCATCGCCGAAGTGATGCCGCTGATGCAGGCCCTCACGCCGGCCATGCACCTGACCGATGGCAAGGCCTTCGTGGCCTGGCTGGACACGCAGGCCGAAGTCGACAAGGCGCGCAAGATCGGCACCACCGGTTATTGCATGGGCGGCCCGATCGCCGTGCGTACCGCGAGCGTGGCGCCCGGCCGCGTGGGCGCTGTCGGAACCTTCCACGGCGCCGCCATGGTGACCCCTGCGCCCGACAGCCCGCATCGCCTCATCGCCCAGACGAAGGCGGAGTACCTGATCGCCATTGCCGAGAACGACGACCAGAAGGAGCCGCAAGCCAAGGTCGCCCTCAAGGAGGCGTTGGCCGCCGCGAAGCTTCCCGGCGAGGTGGAGGTGTACCCGGCCGCCCATGGCTGGTGCCCGCCCGACACGCAGGTCTACGATGCCGCGCAGGCGGAACGCGCCTGGACGCGCCTGCTTGCGACGTTCAAGCAGGGCCTGGCCTGA